A stretch of Cicer arietinum cultivar CDC Frontier isolate Library 1 chromosome 5, Cicar.CDCFrontier_v2.0, whole genome shotgun sequence DNA encodes these proteins:
- the LOC101493749 gene encoding U-box domain-containing protein 35-like isoform X1, translating into MDMIQEGDENSKCSVVGLAIKGNKKSKYVVQWALDKFVNEGVISFKLIHVRAVIKGVPTPMGDVLPLSQVRNDVATSFKREIEWQTNHMLLPFKSLCEHRKVHVDVVVIESDEVATAVAEEVAKNSINKLVLGASSPGLFKSKHKGMSAKISVCIPRFCTVYAVSKGKLSIRPSDMEIDGSIIDDTSETSFSSSSSSNYTSTNLTDSSSVASSAALHSSSLPTRQIKALSTINHTFLSTSSSLNEINHYRGQSLDLGRKHVASSSSRNSDIDHIASQASSCGSISDNESWIYDQNSAKYVPQVTKLPSPNREENFNLELEKLRIELRHAQGMHAVAQSENIDASQKLNELNKRRVEESMKMKEIIAKEEMAKELANQEREKYEAAARETEYLKQCAGREAAERRESEMKATHAAKEKEKLEDALSGSTPQYRMFTWEEIVSATSSFSEDLMIGKGAYGMVYKCALHHTTVAVKVLHSNGNHKSKQFQQELEILSRICHPNLLLLLGACPDHGCLVYEYMENGNLEDKLFQKNSTTSIPWFERFRIAWEIASALSFLHSSKPQPIIHRDLKPANILLGRNLVSKIGDIGLSTILNSDDLSTMYKDTAPVGTLCYIDPEYQRSGLISPKSDVYAFGLVVLQLLTAKPAMALTDMVETAIDNGNLADILDPKAGSWPLQETLDIARLALSCAELRRKDRPDLKDHVLPMLERLKEVADGAAHSASIVNLKSRPPNHFICPILQDVMDDPCVAADGYTYDRNAIEKWLEENGKSPMTNMALPHKNLIPNYTLLSAILEWKS; encoded by the exons ATGGATATGATTCAGGAGGGAGATGAAAATAGTAAATGTTCAGTTGTTGGTTTAGCAATTAAGGGTAACAAGAAAAGCAAATATGTTGTACAATGGGCACTTGATAAATTTGTTAATGAAGGAGTGATTAGTTTCAAGCTTATACATGTTCGTGCTGTTATAAAAGGAGTTCCAACACCAA TGGGAGATGTGCTTCCTCTTTCACAAGTGAGAAATGATGTAGCAACTTCTTTCAAAAGGGAAATTGAGTGGCAAACAAATCATATGCTTCTACCTTTTAAGAGTTTGTGTGAGCATAGAAAG GTTCATGtagatgttgtagtgattgaaTCAGATGAGGTAGCTACTGCAGTAGCAGAGGAAGTAGCTAAGAATTCTATAAACAAACTTGTCCTTGGAGCTTCATCTCCTGGTCTATTTAAAAG TAAACACAAGGGTATGTCTGCAAAAATATCAGTATGCATTCCAAGATTTTGTACAGTTTATGCAGTTTCCAAAGGAAAATTGTCCATACGGCCATCAGACATGGAGATTGATGGAAGCATTATAGATGATACAAGTGAAACCAGTTTTTCCTCCAGCAGCTCATCAAACTACACTTCCACCAATCTTACAG ATTCTAGCTCAGTTGCTTCTTCTGCTGCTTTACATTCCTCTTCCCTGCCAACACGACAAATTAAAGCTCTCTCGACTATAAATCATACCTTTCTAAGCACAAGTTCTAGTTTAAATGAAATTAATCATTATAGAGGCCAGTCACTAGATCTTGGGAGAAAACATGTTGCTTCAAGTTCTTCTAGAAACTCAGATATTGACCATATTGCAAGTCAAGCGTCTAGTTGCGGAAGCATTTCAGATAATGAATCTTGGATTTATGATCAAAATTCTGCAAAGTATGTCCCTCAAGTAACTAAACTTCCATCACCAAATAGAGAG GAAAACTTTAACCTTGAGCTGGAAAAGTTGAGAATTGAACTAAGACATGCACAAGGGATGCATGCAGTAGCTCAAAGTGAGAACATTGATGCATCACAAAAG CTGAATGAACTAAACAAGAGAAGAGTAGAAGAATCCATGAAAATGAAGGAGATTATTGCTAAGGAAGAGATGGCAAAGGAGTTAGCAAATcaagaaagagagaaatatgAAGCTGCAGCAAGAGAAACTGAATATTTGAAACAATGTGCAGGAAGAGAGGCTGCAGAAAGAAGAGAATCAGAGATGAAAGCTACTCATGCTGCCAAAGAGAAAGAAAAGCTTGAGGATGCTCTGAGTGGTTCAACGCCTCAGTACCGTATGTTTACGTGGGAGGAAATAGTTTCAGCTACTTCATCTTTTTCTGAAGATCTGATGATTGGAAAGGGTGCATACGGAATGGTGTATAAGTGCGCTTTGCATCACACAACTGTTGCTGTTAAAGTTCTCCACTCTAATGGAAACCACAAAAGCAAGCAATTCCAACAAGAG TTAGAGATATTGAGCAGAATTTGCCATCCAAACCTGCTTCTTCTTCTTGGTGCATGTCCTGATCATGGATGCCTTGTGTATGAATACATGGAGAATGGTAACTTAGAGGATAAACTATTTCAGAAAAACAGTACAACATCAATCCCATGGTTCGAGAGGTTTCGAATAGCTTGGGAAATTGCGTCAGCTCTTTCCTTTCTTCACAGCTCAAAGCCACAACCTATCATCCACCGTGACTTGAAACCGGCAAACATCTTGCTTGGCCGGAACCTTGTCAGCAAGATTGGTGATATTGGTCTTTCTACAATCCTCAATTCAGATGATTTATCTACCATGTATAAGGACACGGCGCCTGTTGGAACACTATGCTACATTGATCCTGAGTATCAAAGGAGTGGTTTAATATCTCCAAAATCTGATGTTTATGCTTTTGGATTAGTGGTCTTACAGTTATTGACAGCAAAACCAGCAATGGCACTTACAGATATGGTTGAAACAGCGATTGATAATGGTAATTTAGCAGATATATTGGATCCAAAAGCAGGTTCATGGCCACTACAAGAGACACTAGACATAGCTCGGTTAGCATTGAGTTGTGCGGAGCTTCGGCGTAAGGATCGACCTGATTTGAAAGATCATGTGTTACCAATGCTAGAGAGGTTGAAAGAAGTTGCTGATGGGGCTGCTCATTCTGCTTcaatagttaatttaaaatCTAGACCTCCTAACCATTTTATATGCCCAATACTTCAG GATGTGATGGATGATCCTTGTGTTGCAGCAGACGGATATACGTATGATCGCAATGCAATTGAAAAGTGGCTTGAAGAGAATGGTAAATCACCAATGACAAATATGGCTTTACCTCATAAGAATCTAATTCCTAATTACACACTTCTATCTGCAATTTTGGAGTGGAAGTCCTGA
- the LOC101493749 gene encoding U-box domain-containing protein 35-like isoform X2, translated as MLLPFKSLCEHRKVHVDVVVIESDEVATAVAEEVAKNSINKLVLGASSPGLFKSKHKGMSAKISVCIPRFCTVYAVSKGKLSIRPSDMEIDGSIIDDTSETSFSSSSSSNYTSTNLTDSSSVASSAALHSSSLPTRQIKALSTINHTFLSTSSSLNEINHYRGQSLDLGRKHVASSSSRNSDIDHIASQASSCGSISDNESWIYDQNSAKYVPQVTKLPSPNREENFNLELEKLRIELRHAQGMHAVAQSENIDASQKLNELNKRRVEESMKMKEIIAKEEMAKELANQEREKYEAAARETEYLKQCAGREAAERRESEMKATHAAKEKEKLEDALSGSTPQYRMFTWEEIVSATSSFSEDLMIGKGAYGMVYKCALHHTTVAVKVLHSNGNHKSKQFQQELEILSRICHPNLLLLLGACPDHGCLVYEYMENGNLEDKLFQKNSTTSIPWFERFRIAWEIASALSFLHSSKPQPIIHRDLKPANILLGRNLVSKIGDIGLSTILNSDDLSTMYKDTAPVGTLCYIDPEYQRSGLISPKSDVYAFGLVVLQLLTAKPAMALTDMVETAIDNGNLADILDPKAGSWPLQETLDIARLALSCAELRRKDRPDLKDHVLPMLERLKEVADGAAHSASIVNLKSRPPNHFICPILQDVMDDPCVAADGYTYDRNAIEKWLEENGKSPMTNMALPHKNLIPNYTLLSAILEWKS; from the exons ATGCTTCTACCTTTTAAGAGTTTGTGTGAGCATAGAAAG GTTCATGtagatgttgtagtgattgaaTCAGATGAGGTAGCTACTGCAGTAGCAGAGGAAGTAGCTAAGAATTCTATAAACAAACTTGTCCTTGGAGCTTCATCTCCTGGTCTATTTAAAAG TAAACACAAGGGTATGTCTGCAAAAATATCAGTATGCATTCCAAGATTTTGTACAGTTTATGCAGTTTCCAAAGGAAAATTGTCCATACGGCCATCAGACATGGAGATTGATGGAAGCATTATAGATGATACAAGTGAAACCAGTTTTTCCTCCAGCAGCTCATCAAACTACACTTCCACCAATCTTACAG ATTCTAGCTCAGTTGCTTCTTCTGCTGCTTTACATTCCTCTTCCCTGCCAACACGACAAATTAAAGCTCTCTCGACTATAAATCATACCTTTCTAAGCACAAGTTCTAGTTTAAATGAAATTAATCATTATAGAGGCCAGTCACTAGATCTTGGGAGAAAACATGTTGCTTCAAGTTCTTCTAGAAACTCAGATATTGACCATATTGCAAGTCAAGCGTCTAGTTGCGGAAGCATTTCAGATAATGAATCTTGGATTTATGATCAAAATTCTGCAAAGTATGTCCCTCAAGTAACTAAACTTCCATCACCAAATAGAGAG GAAAACTTTAACCTTGAGCTGGAAAAGTTGAGAATTGAACTAAGACATGCACAAGGGATGCATGCAGTAGCTCAAAGTGAGAACATTGATGCATCACAAAAG CTGAATGAACTAAACAAGAGAAGAGTAGAAGAATCCATGAAAATGAAGGAGATTATTGCTAAGGAAGAGATGGCAAAGGAGTTAGCAAATcaagaaagagagaaatatgAAGCTGCAGCAAGAGAAACTGAATATTTGAAACAATGTGCAGGAAGAGAGGCTGCAGAAAGAAGAGAATCAGAGATGAAAGCTACTCATGCTGCCAAAGAGAAAGAAAAGCTTGAGGATGCTCTGAGTGGTTCAACGCCTCAGTACCGTATGTTTACGTGGGAGGAAATAGTTTCAGCTACTTCATCTTTTTCTGAAGATCTGATGATTGGAAAGGGTGCATACGGAATGGTGTATAAGTGCGCTTTGCATCACACAACTGTTGCTGTTAAAGTTCTCCACTCTAATGGAAACCACAAAAGCAAGCAATTCCAACAAGAG TTAGAGATATTGAGCAGAATTTGCCATCCAAACCTGCTTCTTCTTCTTGGTGCATGTCCTGATCATGGATGCCTTGTGTATGAATACATGGAGAATGGTAACTTAGAGGATAAACTATTTCAGAAAAACAGTACAACATCAATCCCATGGTTCGAGAGGTTTCGAATAGCTTGGGAAATTGCGTCAGCTCTTTCCTTTCTTCACAGCTCAAAGCCACAACCTATCATCCACCGTGACTTGAAACCGGCAAACATCTTGCTTGGCCGGAACCTTGTCAGCAAGATTGGTGATATTGGTCTTTCTACAATCCTCAATTCAGATGATTTATCTACCATGTATAAGGACACGGCGCCTGTTGGAACACTATGCTACATTGATCCTGAGTATCAAAGGAGTGGTTTAATATCTCCAAAATCTGATGTTTATGCTTTTGGATTAGTGGTCTTACAGTTATTGACAGCAAAACCAGCAATGGCACTTACAGATATGGTTGAAACAGCGATTGATAATGGTAATTTAGCAGATATATTGGATCCAAAAGCAGGTTCATGGCCACTACAAGAGACACTAGACATAGCTCGGTTAGCATTGAGTTGTGCGGAGCTTCGGCGTAAGGATCGACCTGATTTGAAAGATCATGTGTTACCAATGCTAGAGAGGTTGAAAGAAGTTGCTGATGGGGCTGCTCATTCTGCTTcaatagttaatttaaaatCTAGACCTCCTAACCATTTTATATGCCCAATACTTCAG GATGTGATGGATGATCCTTGTGTTGCAGCAGACGGATATACGTATGATCGCAATGCAATTGAAAAGTGGCTTGAAGAGAATGGTAAATCACCAATGACAAATATGGCTTTACCTCATAAGAATCTAATTCCTAATTACACACTTCTATCTGCAATTTTGGAGTGGAAGTCCTGA